One part of the Vogesella sp. LIG4 genome encodes these proteins:
- a CDS encoding PAS domain S-box protein, whose protein sequence is MSQAALPPFERERLSLLLALQLLDTPAEVAFDRITRLASQLLQVPIALVSLVDEKRQWFKSRVGLEAQETPREFAFCAHALLQAAPLVVEDATRDSRFADNPLVTTAPGIRFYAGVQLLSRQGYPLGTLCVIDTVPRTLAASQLAVLQDLAGIVTEQLQQRERSQQAQKQIEEAQQLLREREQRLRLIFEHAGVGIALLGPDGGWFSVNDTLSQITGYPREELLALRFADLAYPADAAIGAAEHAAMLRGKIDRYQVEKRYLCRDGSLRWVSLVVTRQYQQQDQQHYLIVIVKDIQARKAAEAELLGLRQELEQRVQERTAQLQQSNNRLSAAVGRQRQIEQQLRKREAELTAVLEHASEAYICIDEHGLVIAWNRQASETFGWAADEVLGKPLAELIIPPPMRSAHHGGLLRYLQTGEAVVLDHRLELPALTRDGRTIPVEMSIRALQLEDQLIFSAFLHDISERKAAEQQREFEARHDALTGLPNRRAFFERLRAAQTRVQEGDESLALLFIDLDGFKEVNDRFGHDAGDSVLREVASRLRSMATDGASIARLGGDEMIILLQRPVLGESAVQALAEQVRSVVGQPVPLGEAGAQAQVSASIGIAMQQPGETISPDQLVARADKAMYGAKRSGKARVRWG, encoded by the coding sequence ATGTCGCAAGCCGCCTTGCCACCTTTCGAACGCGAACGGCTGTCCCTGCTGCTGGCGCTGCAATTGCTTGACACGCCAGCGGAGGTGGCATTCGACCGCATCACCCGGCTGGCCAGCCAGCTGCTGCAGGTGCCTATCGCGCTGGTGTCGCTGGTGGACGAAAAGCGGCAATGGTTTAAATCCCGGGTAGGGCTGGAGGCGCAGGAAACGCCGCGCGAGTTTGCCTTCTGCGCCCATGCCCTCCTGCAGGCGGCGCCGCTGGTCGTGGAGGACGCCACCCGCGACAGCCGCTTTGCCGACAACCCGCTGGTTACCACCGCGCCGGGCATTCGCTTCTACGCCGGCGTACAGCTGCTGTCGCGGCAGGGCTACCCGCTGGGCACGCTGTGCGTCATCGACACCGTGCCCAGGACGTTGGCCGCATCGCAGCTGGCGGTATTGCAGGATCTGGCCGGCATCGTGACCGAGCAGCTGCAGCAGCGCGAGCGCTCGCAGCAGGCGCAAAAGCAGATCGAGGAAGCGCAGCAGCTGCTGCGCGAGCGCGAACAGCGGCTGCGGCTGATATTCGAGCATGCCGGCGTGGGCATTGCGCTGCTGGGGCCGGATGGCGGCTGGTTCAGTGTCAACGACACCCTGAGCCAGATCACCGGCTACCCGCGTGAGGAGCTGCTGGCGCTGCGCTTTGCCGACCTGGCCTACCCGGCAGACGCCGCCATTGGCGCGGCGGAGCATGCCGCCATGTTGCGCGGCAAGATCGACCGCTACCAGGTGGAAAAGCGCTACCTGTGCCGCGACGGCAGCCTGCGCTGGGTCAGCCTGGTCGTCACCCGGCAGTACCAGCAGCAGGACCAGCAGCATTACCTGATCGTCATCGTCAAGGATATCCAGGCGCGCAAGGCCGCCGAGGCCGAGCTGCTTGGCCTGCGGCAGGAGCTGGAACAGCGGGTGCAGGAGCGCACTGCGCAGCTGCAGCAGTCCAACAACCGGCTGTCGGCGGCGGTGGGGCGGCAGAGGCAGATCGAACAGCAGCTGCGCAAGCGCGAGGCCGAGCTGACCGCGGTGCTGGAGCATGCCAGCGAGGCCTATATCTGCATCGACGAACACGGCCTGGTGATTGCCTGGAACCGGCAGGCCAGCGAGACCTTCGGCTGGGCGGCGGACGAGGTGCTGGGCAAGCCGCTGGCCGAGCTGATCATTCCGCCGCCGATGCGCAGCGCCCACCACGGCGGTTTGCTGCGTTACCTGCAAACCGGCGAGGCGGTGGTGCTCGACCACCGGCTGGAGCTGCCGGCGCTGACCAGGGACGGGCGCACCATTCCGGTGGAAATGAGCATCCGCGCACTGCAGCTGGAGGACCAGCTGATTTTCAGTGCCTTCCTGCATGACATCTCCGAGCGCAAGGCCGCCGAGCAGCAGCGCGAGTTCGAGGCGCGCCACGATGCGCTGACCGGGCTGCCGAACCGGCGGGCCTTCTTCGAGCGCCTGCGCGCAGCCCAGACCCGGGTGCAGGAGGGCGACGAGTCACTGGCGCTGCTGTTCATCGACCTGGACGGCTTCAAGGAAGTGAACGACCGCTTCGGCCACGATGCCGGCGACAGCGTGCTGCGTGAAGTGGCATCGCGCCTGCGCAGCATGGCGACCGATGGTGCCAGCATCGCCCGCCTGGGCGGCGACGAGATGATCATCCTGCTGCAGCGCCCGGTGCTGGGCGAGAGTGCCGTGCAGGCGCTGGCCGAGCAGGTACGCAGCGTGGTGGGCCAGCCGGTGCCGCTGGGAGAGGCTGGCGCGCAGGCGCAGGTCAGCGCCAGCATCGGCATTGCCATGCAGCAGCCGGGCGAGACGATCAGCCCGGACCAGCTGGTGGCCCGGGCTGACAAGGCGATGTACGGTGCCAAGCGCAGCGGCAAGGCCAGGGTGCGCTGGGGATAA